TGCAATATAATCTTCCGGCTTAATTTTTTCTTCCTTAAAGGCATCAAAAACTTCTTGACTGATCTTTCCTTGAGCAAGTGCAATAAATAGCTCCTCAGGCACCTTATTTTCTAGCAAAAACTTCAAGTCTTTAGATTTTATTTGCCTAGCTTTCAAGGCCTCAAAAGTCTCTTCACTGAATTTACCCAGGATAAAAGCTTGTAGTTCCTCATGTGAAATTATTTTATTACGTAGTGCCTCTAAATCTTCTTGACTTATCCTCCCCTTTTTAAATGCGTTAAGTTCCATTAAATGTAATTCGCCGTTCTTTAAGGAAGTTAACTCTCCAACAGTAAATCCACCATTGGACCATGAAGATAACTGCTCTGGTGATATTTCTCCAACTAGCAGACTATCAGATAATTCATCTGAAAGTTCTCCAACATTTAAAGCCATCATTTTTGTTGGGTTAAGAATACTATCTGGAACTAATATTGTTTCACTCCAAAATTTTTGACCCGATTGTTTTTCAGTAGTCCCTGGGTGCCCCGGACGTTGATAAAACTTAAATTTGTAATTTCCAGACTGCTTTGGAGAATAAGTTATATCATATGATTCTCCTGATTCTAAAGGAGGTATATCCCCTTCGAATACTTTGACCCCTTCCCTCTTTGGGTCTTTATCTACACTCCAGTAAACCTCGTATTTCGCAAGACCTAGCATGTCCTCATCGCCAACATTAATGACTTCAACAAACACTTGTATATCAGAATCATTTATAATCCCATAATCTCCTCCATCAAAAGTTAGAGAACTTTTATCCCACCAATTGTCCGCATTTTCAAATTTTATTCCAAATTCAGTGTTATCATAGAAATAGGCATTTGTTTTAGAAGTTAGCTGCATTCCCGTTATAACAATGGAATAATTGATTACAGCTAGTTGGAGACCGATTAGAAATTTTCTACTAAATTGTCTCCTTTTTTTCTTCTTAATACTGGAGGATCTCTTCTTTCTGATCGTTCTCCCCTCCTTTCGATTCGTTCAATTTGTTCGTTTTACCGAACCTCTTGACCTAAATATACACGTCTCGCCAAAAAAAGAAAAACTTCATATT
This sequence is a window from Ammoniphilus sp. CFH 90114. Protein-coding genes within it:
- the tapA gene encoding amyloid fiber anchoring/assembly protein TapA, coding for MRKKRSSSIKKKKRRQFSRKFLIGLQLAVINYSIVITGMQLTSKTNAYFYDNTEFGIKFENADNWWDKSSLTFDGGDYGIINDSDIQVFVEVINVGDEDMLGLAKYEVYWSVDKDPKREGVKVFEGDIPPLESGESYDITYSPKQSGNYKFKFYQRPGHPGTTEKQSGQKFWSETILVPDSILNPTKMMALNVGELSDELSDSLLVGEISPEQLSSWSNGGFTVGELTSLKNGELHLMELNAFKKGRISQEDLEALRNKIISHEELQAFILGKFSEETFEALKARQIKSKDLKFLLENKVPEELFIALAQGKISQEVFDAFKEEKIKPEDYIALLDKKITEDHIKAFITGEMESEVFNALKEGKIRSDDLAALKEQRLTEEELTAFIAGKMKPEIYTALKEGKITSEDLLALQEKRVTEEELNRFINGELKPEFYGALKEGKIKSEDLPVLTGQYLTEEELREFMNGNMRPEIFNAFKEGKLNKDQWTALKEKNITFEDINLMLNGEKTLEELLKPQESIVDEVTESVDPLVPSPAIGGDSTPTVPTEPIEGEPLPIPGPVNGGGGRPTDPANPVEEEPIPEPGEGMPTPTNPEDPGEEEPLPP